CCTTCTCCACCAGAAAGAGCGACAGGCCCTTCTCCAGGCCCGCCTCACGGTCCGTCCACGCCAGCACCAGGAAGGCGTCCGCCACCGGGGCGTTCGTCACGAGGTCCTTGGACCCCGTCAGGATCCACTGCTCTCCCTTCTTCTCCGCCTTCGTCGCCATGCCCGAGAGGTCCGAACCGGCCTCCGTCTCCGTGCAGGCCAGCGCACCGATGGTCTCCCCGGCGCCGATCCCCGGCAGAAACCGGGACTTCTGCGCCTGGGAACCGAAGCACGAAAGCGCCATCCCGAACGCCGTCCCCGACGACATCGCCGCCAGGAACGTGGCCGGGCACGCCTTCGCCAGTTCTTCGCCCGCCACGCACTGGCTGACGAAGTCCGATTTCAGAAGGAGGTCGAAATACCCCGCCCCCGCCAGCTTCCTGAACCGGGCCCGGAGCATCTCCGGTACCTTGTCTGGCGCGGCCGCATCCAGCTCCGCCGCGGCGGGTGCGATCTCGGCCCTGCAGAAGGCCGTCATCCGCCCCTGCAGGTCTTTCTGCTCATTGGTCAGTTCGTAATCGATCATGATCCTTCACCTCCCTCACATCATCATGAAGCGGGCGACGATCATGCGCATGATGTCGGATGTCCCGCCGCCGAGCTGTCCAAGCTTCGCATCCCGCATGCCCCGCTCCACCGGGTACTCGTGGATGTATCCGTACCCGCCGAACAGATCCACCGCGGCGGAGCACATCTCGAAGCCCTTGTCGCCCACGTACATCTTGTTCACCGAGGCCAGGAGAGGATTCAGCATCACCCCGTTGTCCTTCGAGGCCGCCACGCGGTATACCGCCAGACGCGCCGCCTCCAGGAACACCCGCATGTCGGCGATCCGGTTCTGGATCGACTGGAACTCCCCAATCGCCTTGCCGAAGGCCCGACGCTCGTTGGCATACCGGGCGCAGTTCTCGATCATGAACATCCCGCCCCCCAGGAAGGGGGAAAGCAGCGTGCTCCGGTCCCACTCCACGCCGCCCAGGGCGATCCGCCAGCCGTTTCCCTCGCCGCCCAGCAGGTTCTCCGCCGGAACCTCGCAGTCCTCCATGAAGACCTCCGAGGTCGTCGAGCACTTGCACCCCATCTTGTGCATCGGCTTCCCCGTCGAGAGCCCCGGGGTGCCCTGGTCCACGATGAACGTCGTGATCCCCTTGTGCCTCTTCGACTTGTCCAGCGTCGCAAAAATCACGAACACCTTCGCCAGCGGGGCGTTGGTGATGAATGTCTTCGAGCCGTTGAGGATGTATTTGTCCCCCTTCTTCACCGCCGTCGTCGCCAGGGCCGCCGCGTCGGAACCGCTCCCCGGCTCCGTCAGCCCCATGCACCCGATGTCCTCGCCCGTGGCCAGGCCCGGCAGGTACTTCTTCTTCTGCGCCTCCGTGCCGTGCTCCATGATGTTCGCACCGCACAGGTACGT
This DNA window, taken from Syntrophaceae bacterium, encodes the following:
- a CDS encoding acyl-CoA dehydrogenase, whose protein sequence is MDFTFNDEQRMFRDTIYRYCKEEVAPLCEAADREGEFSMEVWKKLGSMGLLGLPFPEEYGGSGADFTTCCLAGEAMGHAGIDGGHTLALGAHTYLCGANIMEHGTEAQKKKYLPGLATGEDIGCMGLTEPGSGSDAAALATTAVKKGDKYILNGSKTFITNAPLAKVFVIFATLDKSKRHKGITTFIVDQGTPGLSTGKPMHKMGCKCSTTSEVFMEDCEVPAENLLGGEGNGWRIALGGVEWDRSTLLSPFLGGGMFMIENCARYANERRAFGKAIGEFQSIQNRIADMRVFLEAARLAVYRVAASKDNGVMLNPLLASVNKMYVGDKGFEMCSAAVDLFGGYGYIHEYPVERGMRDAKLGQLGGGTSDIMRMIVARFMMM